ATATGCAATATTCCATGCAAATCCCATATTGAATTTTGAAGAACTTTTTCCGAAGCCGGGAACAATCATGGGGGAAATATCTTCCTGCTTGGAAGTATATACCATATATCTTGGCTGAAGATTCACATCAATGTAGAAATTGGAATTAAATAATTGTACTCTGCCTCCCAACGTACCTTCCAGCCAAAAAGACGACTGTGATGATGAAGGAAAAGCTTCAGAAGAATTACTTCCTCCAAACCCACGAACAGGGATTGCCATATATTCCTGATTATAAAATGATCCTGCCACTTTTCCCCCGGCATAAAATCCGTTGAATTCATTCTCTGCATCTTTTGCCAGCATATAGAACGCTCCCAACTTCACGAAAGGACCGCTTGCTTTCGCATCATAACCATTCTTCTGATACACATTCTTTTCAAAACCTGCCTCTGCAATAGCATGGATATTTCCTTTTATCTTTGAAGAAATAAACCCCTGATATAATTTTCTGTCAGAAAAAAAACCGGCTCCGGTATTCAGTACATCAAGGCCAACCATAAAATTGGGTTCATATTTCTCCTGAACCTTCTTCTCTGCTTCCTTTTTTTTGTCTTGTGCCCAGCTTATTATTCCCAATAAACTAAAAAGAAAGGTAAAGATTAGTCTTGTCTTCATTCTCTATTTGATTTTGTCCGGCTTCCAGCTTCTGAACAGGATTCGGAGTTACTAATTCTGAACTTAAATTCTCGTAAGATTTTTTGATTCCGCATCCGGGAGAAACATATGTTGACTTCGTAGTGTAATTAATCCTTACTTTAGATTCTGCCCCATTATATGTAAGTTTAAAATAAACGTCTGTATAAGGTGAATTGTCTACACGTAAAGGAATTAACCGGGAATCAATTTTTGCAAGTTTCCCCAGATCCACTTTTCCTGCTCCATAATCTACTGCTACATATAGTGTATCCAGCGTCTTCTCTTTTCCAGTATCCAGTGATCTGAAAGCCACCTTCATTCTGGGAGTTCCTTCTCCACTTTCACAAATATCATCATCTCCTCCACAGGAAAAAAGCATCCCTAAAAAGCAGATCGCTATGAGAAATTTAAAGTACTTCATCTGTACATTTTTATTTTTTAATTTAGTCAGATGGAACTGACGTTTCATATTAAGATTTGAAATTCAAATTTAAATAAATTTATTTTTTAATCAATAATGCTATGTTCTCAACATGGTGTGTCTGTGGAAACATATCTACCGGCAAAATCTTTACTAAAGTATAATGATCTTTCATCAAAGCAAGGTCTCTCGCCTGTGTTGCTGAATTACAGCTTACATAAACTACTTTTTCCGGTGAAAGCTTTAAGATCTGTTCTACTACTTTCTGGTGCATTCCGTCTCTTGGTGGATCTGTAATTAATACGTCCGCTTTCGGGTGGGTTGCCATAAATTCGTCATTGAAGATATCTTTCATGTCTCCACAATAGAAAGTACAGTTTGTAAGACCATTCAATGCAGCATGTTCTATAGCAGCATCTATCGCTTCCTGTACAGATTCTATTCCGATTACCTGTTTTGCATTTCTCGCTACATATTGAGCAATTGTTCCTGTTCCTGTATAAAGGTCATACACCACTTCATCCCCTTTCAGATCTGCAAACTCCAGAGTCTTTCTGTATAATTCCAAAGCTTGTTTGTAGTTTGTCTGGAAGAATGATTTCGGACCTATCTTAAACTTCAGCCCGTCCATTTCTTCCATAAGGTAACCTTCTCCAAAATATATATTGATATTTAAATCATAAATAGAATCATTCTGCTTAGGATTAATAGCATATACTAATGTTTTAATCTGCGGGAATTTTTCTAATAAGAATTCAAAAAGCTTTTCTCTGTTTTCTTTTTCTTCTCTGTAAAGCTGGAAAAGAACCATCCATTCTCCTTTAGAGTTTTGTCTCATCATCAAGGTTCTTAAAAAACCTTCCTGATTTCTTACATCAAAGAAGTCCAGACCGGTATTGACACCGTACTCTTTTACTGCGAGTCTGATTGCGTTAGAAGGATCTTCCTGAAGAAAACATTCTTTAAGGTCAAGAATTTTGCTCCACATTCCCGGAATATGGAACCCTAAAGCATCTTTGCTGCCAAAATTTTCTTCAGAACTGATTTCATATTGAGTAAGCCATCTTGCGTTTGAGAAGGAGAACTCCATTTTATTTCTATAAAAATACTGTTCTTCAGCTCCTAGAATTGACACGGTCTCAAAGTTATCAATTCCTCCGATTCTCTTGATATTATTATATACTTCTTCCTGTTTAAAATCAAGCTGCTTTTCGTAGCTCATATTCTGCCATTTGCAGCCACCACAGGTTCCGAAATGAACACATTTTGGATCAACTCTGTAAGGTGATTTTTCAAGAACTTCAACCGCCTCGCCTTCATAATATTTAGACTTTGCTTTCTTCACTCTTACATTCACAATATCGCCGGGAATTGCGCCTGTAACCATTACCGCTTTTCCTTCTTCTGTCTTTCCTATTGCCACACCTTTTGCTCCGGCCGTCAATAACTTTATATTTTCAAGAATTAAATCTCTTTTTTTCTTCCTACTCATTCTAAAATTTTCTATTTTCCTAATTGAAACTTTTACGCTTCAATTTGCAAAAATACAATAAAAAAAACCTTATCCGAAGATAAGGTTTCTATACTGTGTTAAAGTTTATTATTTTGTTGGAGCCGGCTGTGGGTTTGCTGGCTGTGGAGCTTGCTGCATTGCAGATGGATCAAGCTGTAATTGTGGCTGCATTTGAGCATTCGGCTCTACTTTTGGAGCTGAAAGACCTGTTTGCTTATCAAGAATAGTTACCAATTCCTGCTCACCAAGGTTTACGAATGATCTGCTGGCAATTTTACCATCTTTATCAATGATCACAAAGCAAGGTAACTTGAATCCGTATACACCATATTTCTTAGCGATATCAGAGTTAAGACCTCCTTCTCCATAAACGTTCACTCCCTGAATTCCTTTTAAAAGAGAATTGCTTGTTTTAATGAACTGATCTTTTGTATCATCTACGTTTACAAATACAAAATTCATTTTAGATTTATAGAAGTTTACTACTTCTTTTAATACAGGTACTGTAGCTTCGCTGATGTAAGGGTTCCATGAAGCATAGAAGAATAACATATAAGATTTCCCTTTGTTTTCAGAAAGTTTATAAGCTTTTCCATCTTGTTTTGCTAAAGCTGCTTCAGGAGCTACATCTCCAATTTTAAGTCCTGTAATAGCTACCTGCATTTTTAAAAGATCACTTTTAATGGTAGCATCTTTAATATCTGAATCAATGATCTTTTTGATTTTGTCAATATTTGCAGCCGGAGTTGTAGGGTGAATATCCGCCTGAGCCATTACAAATGCCAAAAGATAATCTTTTGCAGTCTGAGATAAATCTTTCTTTGTTTTTAGGTACTGGGCAAACATCTCAGAAGTTGTAATTCCTGTTTTTCCTTTGCTGTTTGCTTCTGCATACTTCTGGAAATCAGGAGTCATTTTTACAAGAAGATATTGTCTGTAAAGAGGGATTGTTTTCACCATCGCTTCTTTGTCAGTTTCCAACTGGGTTTCGTAATCTTTGAAAGCTTTAGAAGCTTTGTAAGATGGGTTACCAGACATTGGTCCGTGAGACATTTCATAGTTAGCAAGCAAATTAAGAATGGTAACTTTTATATCGTTTTTCTTCCACTCAAGAAGTCCTTTGCTTGGGCTGTTTTTCTTTGCTAACTCGTCTACGTTTTTATTAATATCAGCTTCAACTTTGTGCATTCCTTTCAAAAATGCAGCTTCATCTCCGCCCATTAATCCTCCTAAATTAACTTTGCTACCATAGTCTGCCAAGAACTTCATACTTGCCGTAAGGAAATCATTGTTCTTTTTAGCATCTCCGGTAATTACATATTCATTTGGGAAAGTAGCTCCGTTTCCTGAAATATTCACTTTTTGTCCTCCTTCAAGATAGATCAGGTTTTGTCTGCCTGCATAGTTGATCACGTACATACCGTCTTTAGGCGCTTCAAAGCTTCCTGAAAAGTTTCCGTCTTTATCTAAACCTATATTAATCAAAGGCAGGGTTCCTACTCCTGAAGCTTCTACAAATTCAATTCTTTCTAATGATGAGCTTCCAGTAATTTTTCCTTTTACTTCTACTTTTTTTGAACAAGACATCACAAAAGCTGTGATGATAAACAATAAAAGATATTTTTTCATTTCAATTTTTAATATTACACAAAAATACGCTTTTTAGGGCTTGCTAATTCACACTAATTATTTTTTTTAAAAATTTTATTATCACCCTTCAAGAGGGACATTTCTATTATTTCAATTGTCTCTTTTTGAATGGCATGCTATATTTGAAAGTTTTAAAAAAACAATTCAACTACCCTCCAAATATATACTTATTAAATAAAGAATGACTAAAAACCATCAATAAGTTAACAAACTTTAACAGGGTACTGCCATTCATAAAAAAACCGCCTCCAAAAATGAAGGCGATTTTTTATGTATTTGAATCAATTCTATCCTTGATCTACAAGAGCAGCCATGTATTCTCTGTTCATTCTTGCAATGTTTTCAAGAGAAATACCTTTAGGACATTCTACTTCACATGCTCCGGTGTTTGAACAGTTTCCGAATCCTTCTTCATCCATAGCTTTCACCATGTTCAGAACTCTTCTCTTAGCTTCTACTCTACCTTGAGGAAGTAATGCATACTGAGAAACTTTAGCTCCTACAAACAGCATTGCAGATCCGTTTTTACATGTAGCTACACAAGCTCCACATCCGATACAAGCAGCTGCATCCATTGCTCTGTCTGCATCTTCTTTTGGAACCGGAATTGCGTTAGCATCCAATGTATTTCCAGAAGTATTCACAGAAATGAAACCTCCTGCAGCCATTACTCTGTCAAATGCGCTTCTGTCTACCATCAAGTCTTTGATAACAGGGAAAGCGGCACTTCTCCAAGGTTCAATAACGATAGTTTCTCCATCTTTGAACATTCTCATGTGAAGCTGGCAGGTTGTGATACCTGTATCCGGCCCGTGAGCTCTACCATTGATGTAAAGTGAACACATACCACAGATTCCTTCACGACAGTCGTGGTCAAAAGCGATAGGTTCTTTTCCTTCGTTAATTAAATTTTCGTTCAGAATATCCAGCATTTCCAAAAATGAAGAATCTGTAGATACATCTGATATTTTATAGGTCTCAAACTGACCTTTAGTTTTACTATTTTTTTGTCTCCAAATTTTCAGCGTAAGATGTAAGCCTTTTTTTGCACTCATAATGTTATATTTTAGGTTGGAGATTATTTATAACTTCTAGTTTTAACCTCGATGTTGTCATATATCAGTTCTTCTTTATGCAATACTTCCGTATTGATATCGTCCCCCTGATATTCCCAAGCTCCGACGTATTTGTAGTTTACGTCATCTCTTTCCGCTTCTCCGTCCGGAGTTGAATGGTCTTCACGGAAATGTCCACCACAAGATTCGTTTCTGTGCAGTGCATCGATAGCCATTAATTGTCCAAGTTCAAGGAAGTCTGCTACTCTGAATGCTTTTTCAAGCTCAGTATTCATTCCTTCTCCTTCTCCCGGTACTTTTACATTTTTCCAGAAATCGTTTCTTACTTCTTCAATTTCCTTAATTGCTTCTCTCAGTCCTTCAGGAGTTCTTCCCATTCCTACTTTATTCCACATAATGTTTCCTAATTGCTTATGGAAGTGGTCTACGGAATGAGTTCCTTTATTGTTTAAGAAGAAATCAATTTTTTCTTTAATCCCCTTTTCAGCCTCGTCAAACGCTCCTGTATTGGTAGGAATAGTTCCTGTTCTGATGTCTGCAGAAAGGTAATCTGCAATCGTGTAAGGAAGTACGAAATATCCGTCAGCAAGACCTTGCATCAATGCAGAAGCACCAAGTCTGTTGGCACCGTGATCTGAGAAGTTAGCTTCACCAATTACGAAACATCCTGGGATTGTAGACTGAAGGTTATAATCAACCCATACACCACCCATTGTGTAGTGAACTGCAGGATAGATCTTCATTGGAGTTTTATAAGGATCATCAGCTGTAATTTTTTCGTACATTACGAATAAGTTACCGTATTTCTCCTCTACCCAGCTCTTACCTAAATCATAGATCTGCTGATCTGTAGGATTATGAATATGTTTTTCGATAGCGGATTCTTTACCTTTTTTCATGATCTCTGTAGAGAAATCCAGGTAAACTCCTTCCTGAGTATCATTATTTTCGATTCCGAATCCAGCGTCACATCTTTCCTTAGCTGCTCTTGAAGCAACGTCTCTTGGTACAAGGTTACCGAACGCAGGGTATCTTCTTTCTAAATAGTAATCTCTATCTTCTTCTTTAATATTTTCAGGTCTTAATTTACCTTCTCTGATAGCTACTGAATCTTCATGCTTTTTAGGAACCCAGATTCTTCCGGAGTTTCTTAATGATTCAGACATCAAAGTCAGTTTAGACTGCTGTGTTCCGTGAACAGGAATACAAGTCGGGTGAATCTGTACATAGCAAGGGTTTGCGAAGTAAGCTCCTTTCTTGTGAATTTTCCATGCTGCAGAGACGTTTGATCCCATTGCATTGGTAGAAAGGAAATATACGTTTCCGTATCCTCCTGAAGCAATTACTACAGCATGAGCAGAATGTCTTTCGATCTCACCTGTAACAAGATTTCTCGCGATGATTCCTCTTGCTTTCCCATCAACAATTACAAGATCAAGCATCTCATGACGGTTATACATTTTGATTCTACCTTTACCGATCTGACGGCTCATTGCAGAATATGCTCCTAATAATAACTGCTGTCCTGTTTGTCCTTTTGCATAGAAAGTTCTTTTTACCTGAACCCCACCAAATGAACGGTTATCTAGCTGACCGCCGTAATCTCTACCGAAAGGAACTCCTTGTGAAACACACTGGTCAATAATATTTGCAGAAACTTCAGCTAATCTGTAAACGTTGGCTTCTCTTGCTCTATAGTCACCACCTTTGATGGTATCGTAGAATAATCTGTAAGTAGAGTCACCGTCTCCCTGGTAATTCTTAGCTGCGTTGATTCCTCCCTGAGCTGCAATAGAGTGCGCTCTTCTTGGTGAATCCTGGTAGCAGAATGCTTTTACATTGTATCCCTGCTCAGCTAATGTAGCTGCTGCAGAACCTCCTGCCAAACCTGTACCTACAACAATAATATCAATCTTATCTCTGTTGTTTGGTGCAACAAGGTTCATATGGTCTTTATGATTTTTCCACTTGTCTTTAAGAGGACCCGCTGGAATTCTTGAATCTAATTTACTCATACTAGTATATTGATATTATTGAGTTATAAAATGGAAAACTGCTACGATGATGAATCCTGCAGGGATAAGGATTGAATACCATGTCCCGAAAGCTTTGATCACCGGCGTATATTTTGGATGTCTTGCTCCGATAGACTGGAATGAAGACTGGAAACCGTGAGCCAAGTGTAATCCTAATAAAACAAAAGAGATCACATACAAAGCCACTCTCCAAAGATCGGCAAACTTCTCATGAAGTTCCGGCCAGAAACGTTCTGCATCAGGAGTTAATCTTTCTACATACTTGTAATTCATTTCATGCAGCCAGAAATCATATAAGTGAAGCGCCAGAAATGCTAATATAACAGCTCCGGAAATAATCATATTTCTGGACATCCATGAAGAATTCACCGATGCATTGTTAGCTGCATACTTTACCGGACGCGCTTTATTATTCTTGATTTCAAGTACAAATCCCATAATGAAATGGAAAATTACTGCAAAACCAAGAATAGGCTGCATTAAGAACTGCACAAAAGGATTATAGCCCATGAAGTCAGATGCCGTATTGAATGCATCCTTATTCAGAACTGATAACAAATTGGTCGTCAAATGCAGTATAAGAAAAATCAGCAAAAATAGAGCTGATAATGCCATAGCATATTTTCTACCTATCGTAGAACTCGTTAAACCTGCCATATAAGTTTAAATTTGAATTTCTACAAAATTAAGAAAGTTTAACAATAT
The window above is part of the Chryseobacterium sp. MA9 genome. Proteins encoded here:
- a CDS encoding DUF6048 family protein; translated protein: MKTRLIFTFLFSLLGIISWAQDKKKEAEKKVQEKYEPNFMVGLDVLNTGAGFFSDRKLYQGFISSKIKGNIHAIAEAGFEKNVYQKNGYDAKASGPFVKLGAFYMLAKDAENEFNGFYAGGKVAGSFYNQEYMAIPVRGFGGSNSSEAFPSSSQSSFWLEGTLGGRVQLFNSNFYIDVNLQPRYMVYTSKQEDISPMIVPGFGKSSSKFNMGFAWNIAYKF
- a CDS encoding DUF6452 family protein, which encodes MKRQFHLTKLKNKNVQMKYFKFLIAICFLGMLFSCGGDDDICESGEGTPRMKVAFRSLDTGKEKTLDTLYVAVDYGAGKVDLGKLAKIDSRLIPLRVDNSPYTDVYFKLTYNGAESKVRINYTTKSTYVSPGCGIKKSYENLSSELVTPNPVQKLEAGQNQIENEDKTNLYLSF
- the rlmD gene encoding 23S rRNA (uracil(1939)-C(5))-methyltransferase RlmD translates to MSRKKKRDLILENIKLLTAGAKGVAIGKTEEGKAVMVTGAIPGDIVNVRVKKAKSKYYEGEAVEVLEKSPYRVDPKCVHFGTCGGCKWQNMSYEKQLDFKQEEVYNNIKRIGGIDNFETVSILGAEEQYFYRNKMEFSFSNARWLTQYEISSEENFGSKDALGFHIPGMWSKILDLKECFLQEDPSNAIRLAVKEYGVNTGLDFFDVRNQEGFLRTLMMRQNSKGEWMVLFQLYREEKENREKLFEFLLEKFPQIKTLVYAINPKQNDSIYDLNINIYFGEGYLMEEMDGLKFKIGPKSFFQTNYKQALELYRKTLEFADLKGDEVVYDLYTGTGTIAQYVARNAKQVIGIESVQEAIDAAIEHAALNGLTNCTFYCGDMKDIFNDEFMATHPKADVLITDPPRDGMHQKVVEQILKLSPEKVVYVSCNSATQARDLALMKDHYTLVKILPVDMFPQTHHVENIALLIKK
- a CDS encoding thioredoxin family protein: MKKYLLLFIITAFVMSCSKKVEVKGKITGSSSLERIEFVEASGVGTLPLINIGLDKDGNFSGSFEAPKDGMYVINYAGRQNLIYLEGGQKVNISGNGATFPNEYVITGDAKKNNDFLTASMKFLADYGSKVNLGGLMGGDEAAFLKGMHKVEADINKNVDELAKKNSPSKGLLEWKKNDIKVTILNLLANYEMSHGPMSGNPSYKASKAFKDYETQLETDKEAMVKTIPLYRQYLLVKMTPDFQKYAEANSKGKTGITTSEMFAQYLKTKKDLSQTAKDYLLAFVMAQADIHPTTPAANIDKIKKIIDSDIKDATIKSDLLKMQVAITGLKIGDVAPEAALAKQDGKAYKLSENKGKSYMLFFYASWNPYISEATVPVLKEVVNFYKSKMNFVFVNVDDTKDQFIKTSNSLLKGIQGVNVYGEGGLNSDIAKKYGVYGFKLPCFVIIDKDGKIASRSFVNLGEQELVTILDKQTGLSAPKVEPNAQMQPQLQLDPSAMQQAPQPANPQPAPTK
- a CDS encoding succinate dehydrogenase/fumarate reductase iron-sulfur subunit, with amino-acid sequence MSAKKGLHLTLKIWRQKNSKTKGQFETYKISDVSTDSSFLEMLDILNENLINEGKEPIAFDHDCREGICGMCSLYINGRAHGPDTGITTCQLHMRMFKDGETIVIEPWRSAAFPVIKDLMVDRSAFDRVMAAGGFISVNTSGNTLDANAIPVPKEDADRAMDAAACIGCGACVATCKNGSAMLFVGAKVSQYALLPQGRVEAKRRVLNMVKAMDEEGFGNCSNTGACEVECPKGISLENIARMNREYMAALVDQG
- a CDS encoding fumarate reductase/succinate dehydrogenase flavoprotein subunit, which codes for MSKLDSRIPAGPLKDKWKNHKDHMNLVAPNNRDKIDIIVVGTGLAGGSAAATLAEQGYNVKAFCYQDSPRRAHSIAAQGGINAAKNYQGDGDSTYRLFYDTIKGGDYRAREANVYRLAEVSANIIDQCVSQGVPFGRDYGGQLDNRSFGGVQVKRTFYAKGQTGQQLLLGAYSAMSRQIGKGRIKMYNRHEMLDLVIVDGKARGIIARNLVTGEIERHSAHAVVIASGGYGNVYFLSTNAMGSNVSAAWKIHKKGAYFANPCYVQIHPTCIPVHGTQQSKLTLMSESLRNSGRIWVPKKHEDSVAIREGKLRPENIKEEDRDYYLERRYPAFGNLVPRDVASRAAKERCDAGFGIENNDTQEGVYLDFSTEIMKKGKESAIEKHIHNPTDQQIYDLGKSWVEEKYGNLFVMYEKITADDPYKTPMKIYPAVHYTMGGVWVDYNLQSTIPGCFVIGEANFSDHGANRLGASALMQGLADGYFVLPYTIADYLSADIRTGTIPTNTGAFDEAEKGIKEKIDFFLNNKGTHSVDHFHKQLGNIMWNKVGMGRTPEGLREAIKEIEEVRNDFWKNVKVPGEGEGMNTELEKAFRVADFLELGQLMAIDALHRNESCGGHFREDHSTPDGEAERDDVNYKYVGAWEYQGDDINTEVLHKEELIYDNIEVKTRSYK
- a CDS encoding succinate dehydrogenase cytochrome b subunit, with protein sequence MAGLTSSTIGRKYAMALSALFLLIFLILHLTTNLLSVLNKDAFNTASDFMGYNPFVQFLMQPILGFAVIFHFIMGFVLEIKNNKARPVKYAANNASVNSSWMSRNMIISGAVILAFLALHLYDFWLHEMNYKYVERLTPDAERFWPELHEKFADLWRVALYVISFVLLGLHLAHGFQSSFQSIGARHPKYTPVIKAFGTWYSILIPAGFIIVAVFHFITQ